A single Nerophis ophidion isolate RoL-2023_Sa linkage group LG26, RoL_Noph_v1.0, whole genome shotgun sequence DNA region contains:
- the itpa gene encoding inosine triphosphate pyrophosphatase, which produces MAVPVGRSVVFVTGNGKKLEEVIQILGDTFPYKLISKKIDLPEYQGEPDEISIQKCKEAAQQIDGPVIVEDTCLCFKALGGLPGPYIKWFLDQLKPEGLYKLLAGFEDKSAWALCTFAFTPGKDKPVELFRGITQGHIVEPRGPRDFGWDPCFQPEGYDKTYAELPKEVKNSISHRYRALAAMSEHFSLYGKKKKRANN; this is translated from the exons ATGGCGGTACCGGTCGGAAGGTCTGTCGTGTTTGTGACAGGAAACGGAAAAAAACTTGAAGAG GTGATTCAGATTCTGGGCGACACCTTTCCCTACAAACTCATCTCAAAGAAGATTGACT TGCCTGAGTACCAAGGGGAGCCAGATGAAATTTCTATCCAGAAGTGCAAGGAGGCTGCGCAGCAG ATTGATGGCCCGGTCATCGTGGAGGACACCTGTCTGTGTTTCAAGGCACTGGGAGGATTGCCTGGCCCTTACAT AAAGTGGTTCCTAGATCAACTCAAGCCAGAAG GCTTGTACAAACTCCTCGCCGGATTCGAGGATAAATCCGCGTGGGCCCTCTGCACCTTTGCTTTCACGCCCGGAAAAGACAAACCAGTGGAGCTCTTCAGAGGAATTACTCAG GGGCACATTGTGGAACCAAGAGGACCACGAGACTTTGGATGGGATCCCTGTTTCCAACCAGAGGGCTACGACAAAAC cTACGCAGAGCTTCCCAAAGAAGTAAAGAACTCCATTTCTCACCGATACCGAGCCCTGGCGGCCATGTCGGAGCACTTCTCGCTGTACGGCAAGAAGAAGAAAAGGGCGAACAATTGA